A stretch of Aureispira sp. CCB-E DNA encodes these proteins:
- a CDS encoding leucine-rich repeat domain-containing protein, protein MADEYSNKDILFVHSNQNVDKIPDYIQENAAWVCNLDLSYNKIEDLGECITQFNKLRHLDLSHNKLQQLPSNFKALQNLETLNLANNQLNSFPIVLTQLPQLKTLNLKGNGLQTLPIEIEQLQNLEQLELGFNPLEKLPSTFAKLKKLKNLSCTNNRFETFPEVLLEMEQLQKVKQLDLEFRLKLPTRRLDLFFKVLRHLTKQKATLKTKKAAFEILFTETCLQSRADVLPLLLVNYVTFSQVVRTYITTTYSKPLKEESNISILGTTEWMDIESLDNPNILFNQIAPTTTHVVLGRTITKQLLELLHDDLFFVSEKEALAFLSPKQPADWLAEHRQKLLELLQSNQNENIALALQLSKDNALLDNMLTDLLMAYTAVDAGNSRLRNAIKEAFYRRIPNFEQLTLPSASFQFYTPSKTEHVIFQGIKNITNQTEAWDGLKIAHRLFQQYGVAYTYILEYSNEEDEKKWLEQFLKEDTITLSILPKLNRLPKSIRYFKTIRRLNLRSCNFRQFPDVDLLLQLPNLEEIDLRDNPISFVPRDLFELISDYRIFLSK, encoded by the coding sequence ATGGCAGACGAGTATTCTAACAAAGACATTTTATTTGTTCATTCTAATCAAAATGTAGATAAAATTCCTGACTATATCCAGGAAAACGCAGCTTGGGTTTGTAACTTGGATTTAAGTTATAACAAGATAGAAGATTTAGGCGAGTGTATCACTCAATTTAACAAATTGCGGCATTTAGATCTATCGCACAACAAGTTACAACAGTTGCCTTCCAACTTTAAAGCATTACAAAATTTAGAAACACTCAATCTTGCCAATAATCAACTCAACTCATTTCCAATCGTTTTGACTCAGTTGCCCCAACTTAAAACACTTAATTTAAAAGGCAATGGCTTACAAACATTGCCAATAGAAATAGAGCAATTACAAAACTTAGAACAGTTAGAGTTGGGCTTCAATCCTTTAGAAAAACTGCCCTCTACATTCGCTAAGCTCAAAAAACTAAAAAATTTGAGTTGTACCAATAATCGTTTTGAGACTTTCCCCGAAGTATTGTTAGAAATGGAACAACTACAAAAAGTGAAGCAATTGGATTTGGAGTTCCGCTTAAAACTACCCACCCGTCGCTTAGATTTATTTTTTAAAGTATTGAGGCATCTAACGAAGCAAAAAGCAACCTTGAAAACTAAAAAAGCTGCTTTTGAAATATTGTTTACAGAAACTTGTTTGCAAAGTCGGGCAGATGTACTCCCTCTATTATTAGTCAATTACGTTACCTTTTCTCAAGTCGTAAGAACATACATCACTACAACGTATTCCAAACCATTAAAAGAAGAAAGTAACATTAGCATTTTAGGAACAACAGAATGGATGGATATAGAGAGTTTAGATAATCCAAACATCTTGTTCAATCAAATAGCACCTACGACAACACATGTGGTCTTAGGAAGGACGATCACCAAACAACTCTTAGAACTCTTGCACGACGATTTATTTTTTGTATCAGAAAAAGAAGCATTAGCCTTTTTATCTCCGAAGCAGCCTGCCGATTGGTTGGCAGAACATCGTCAAAAATTACTGGAATTATTGCAGAGCAATCAAAATGAGAATATTGCTTTGGCACTCCAATTATCTAAAGACAACGCTTTGTTAGACAATATGCTGACCGATTTATTAATGGCTTATACTGCTGTTGATGCGGGCAATAGTCGCCTCAGAAATGCTATTAAAGAGGCTTTTTATCGTAGAATTCCTAATTTTGAACAGCTGACGCTGCCTAGTGCTTCATTTCAGTTTTATACACCCAGTAAAACAGAGCATGTTATTTTTCAAGGGATCAAAAATATTACCAATCAAACAGAGGCGTGGGATGGTTTGAAGATAGCGCATCGTTTGTTTCAGCAGTATGGAGTGGCTTATACTTATATTTTAGAATATAGTAACGAAGAAGATGAAAAAAAATGGTTGGAGCAATTTTTAAAAGAAGATACGATTACATTGAGTATCTTGCCGAAATTAAATCGACTGCCTAAATCTATTCGTTATTTTAAGACCATTCGTCGACTTAATTTACGATCTTGCAACTTTCGGCAATTTCCTGACGTTGATTTATTGTTGCAATTGCCTAACTTAGAGGAAATAGACTTGCGTGACAATCCAATTTCCTTTGTGCCAAGAGATTTATTCGAATTAATATCAGATTATAGAATATTTCTGTCAAAATAA